In Drosophila santomea strain STO CAGO 1482 chromosome 3L, Prin_Dsan_1.1, whole genome shotgun sequence, a single window of DNA contains:
- the LOC120449517 gene encoding adenylyl cyclase X E isoform X2, which yields MDPDHSENVVDHRSLGNMPGYEWKLLRYKCRDLRLEGVYHRHLQLVSAAVVTQLIIVIEILMLIHVILLFSVVKDIDFLTVLPYFAVMLLTPSILMPSRESNVEQYEVIAILVSCLMAVLLTAMDLILPICYFRSFNLIPNFDHVVIVLVYLMFPIAFVENGRAYLLGLAVSLVYFAYMTFMVNINTHDEVWELTAYGAYLFFLNMLSMSLSGFREYNMRSGILSRYQLVYQNLVLQEKALMDSIIPATLSRSLQDTIASHIEEDPSNLIPFTKTRHLFMEPHPEVSILEADMVDFTNLTTTMDVSELVAILHELFVNFDLAANHNRATRIKFLGDSYTCVTGIPSYFATHANACVNQALDMIEISREASQRRNKRIELRVGVHSGEILAGIIGLTKFQFDIWSKDVDITNRLESSGLPGMVHISSRTLGLLDNHYVYEEGTETAKQDPLLQRSHLSTYLIKSRLPNFEDTNDLEDDHISQNDYNFSFIFTQDYEDIQVKAQRDMILEVEHMPLNRVQACKIRRPLHRMAKKDINEEYRFHLESYYLFTTFRSWKMEWSFSKMRDLLMKYSLGMMVLAGATIIAMNLLHTKAAMDYTMLFGLFLLILLALLLASYKKLWLRGRRLTPMTQPSTFLSRWLIKISNLIEMSVFVRVPLGIIVLSMLYIMSSASVLSCDIARLELQIIDSELHNLKPHMICFMPWPVTYAVIIVLSLMLVIIGIPLIIKLAVGLAIVGCHMITVYAYYGFAFERSETTNVGMTSSLAHSWYLIAFFIVVVVREGNLNYILKASYFMSLCFEKKHKQTKVKTRTIKIIMANILPTHVAEVFKVRRRSDQLYYENFSHVAVMFATIENYEADHSGLRALHEMICYFDELLLNYQAWYKIEKIKVMGWTYLAACGLDVDHYTDLAVSVPVSANPEADKVQKSTSVRFAPMDDDDDDTKSRERLPSQATINETDNTVLVMTEFALNLLRIMRDIQSKGIFFEKDSKLTGSLKIGIAHGPVMAGVVGLSKPHYDIWGHTVNMASRMTSTGVLDGIHVTDSTSNVLQDFNIRCTFRGMSFVKGVGQVPTYLVDLDENLRFQHISRNNDSHMGSIVSVQRLDEKRADK from the exons ATGGATCCAGACCACAGCGAAAATGTAGTAGACCACCGCTCTCTGGGAAACATGCCGGGCTACGAGTGGAAACTCCTGCGG TACAAGTGCCGCGATTTGCGTTTGGAAGGCGTTTATCATCGCCACCTGCAATTGGTTTCAGCGGCGGTTGTAACCCAACTTATTATAGTCATTGAAATTTTGATGCTCATTCATGTGATTTTGCTGTTCAGCGTGGTTAAG GACATTGATTTTCTCACTGTGCTTCCTTATTTCGCGGTCATGTTACTCACTCCATCTATTCTGATGCCCAGCAGGGAGTCCAACGTCGAGCAGTACGAAGTCATTGCCATTTTGGTCAGCTGTTTAATGGCCGTGCTTCTGACTGCGATGG ACTTGATACTGCCCATCTGTTACTTTCGTTCATTTAATCTGATACCAAATTTCGATCACGTAGTGATTGTCCTGGTCTACCTGATGTTTCCAATAGCCTTTGTGGAAAATGGCAGAGCTTACCTTTTGGGCCTAGCCGTTTCACTGGTGTACTTTGCTTACATGACGTTCATGGTCAACATCAACACACATGATGAAGTGTGGGAGTTAACGGCGTATGGGGCGTATCTGTTCTTTCTAAACATGCTGTCCATGTCCCTATCCGGATTCCGGGAGTACAACATGAGAAGCGGAATACTCAGTCGTTACCAGCTGGTGTACCAGAACTTGGTGCTTCAG GAAAAGGCCTTGATGGACTCAATTATACCAGCAACGCTGTCGAGATCTTTGCAAGATACCATCGCCAGTCACATTGAAGAAGATCCGTCGAATCTAATTCCATTTACAAAAACACG ACATCTCTTTATGGAGCCCCATCCGGAAGTGTCTATTTTAGAAGCGGATATGGTTGACTTTACGAATCTAACGACCACTATGGACGTTTCAGAACTTGTGGCCATTCTGCACGAGTTGTTCGTAAATTTCGATTTGGCCGCCAATCACAACAGGGCCACGCGCATCAAGTTCCTGGGCGACTCGTACACCTGCGTCACTGGGATTCCCAGCTACTTTGCTACCCACGCCAACGCCTGTGTGAACCAGGCTCTGGACATGATTGAGATAAGCCGCGAAGCCAGCCAGCGACGGAATAAGAGGATCGAACTTCGAGTCGGGGTGCACTCGGGAGAGATACTTGCTGGGATTATTGGGCTGACCAAGTTTCAGTTTGACATCTGGTCAAAGGACGTCGACATCACCAATCGGCTGGAGTCCTCCGGACTTCCTGGAATGGTGCACATTTCTAGTCGCACACTGGGCTTGTTGGACAACCACTATGTGTATGAGGAGGGTACCGAGACGGCCAAACAGGATCCTCTCCTGCAACGTTCTCATCTAAGTACCTACCTAATAAAAAGTCGACTTCCAAATTTCGAGGACACCAATGACTTGGAGGACGACCATATCTCGCAGAACGACTACAActtcagttttattttcaCCCAGGATTACGAAGATATCCAGGTGAAGGCGCAGCGCGATATGATTCTCGAGGTGGAGCACATGCCGCTCAACCGAGTTCAGGCGTGCAAGATCAGACGACCGCTGCACCGAATGGCTAAAAAGGACATCAACGAGGAGTATCGATTCCATCTGGAGTCGTACTACCTCTTCACCACTTTCCGCAGCTGGAAGATGGAGTGGTCCTTCAGCAAAATGCGGGACCTGTTAATGAAATACAGCCTTGGGATGATGGTCCTAGCTGGAGCCACTATTATAGCTATGAACCTACTCCATAC AAAAGCAGCCATGGACTATACCATGTTGTTTGGTCTGTTTCTGCTCATACTCTTGGCACTCCTGCTGGCTTCCTATAAAAAACTTTGGCTACGTGGCCGCCGACTCACGCCCATGACGCAACCCTCCACCTTCCTAAGTCGCTGGTTGATCAAGATCTCCAATCTAATCGAGATGTCGGTGTTCGTTAGGGTTCCATTGGGCATTATCGTGCTGTCCATGCTGTATATAATGTCTTCGGCATCAGTG CTCTCTTGTGATATAGCCAGGCTCGAGCTGCAAATTATAGATTCCGAGTTGCACAACCTCAAGCCCCATATGATTTGCTTCATGCCCTGG CCAGTGACGTATGCAGTAATCATTGTGCTTAGCCTTATGCTGGTCATCATTGGCATTCCGCTGATCATAAAGCTAGCAGTGGGTCTGGCCATCGTAGGCTGCCATATGATCACGGTTTATGCCTACTACGGATTCGCCTTTGAGCGGTCGGAAACCACCAATGTGGGCATGACATCGAGTCTGGCCCACAGCTGGTACCTGATTGCCTTCTTCatcgtggtggtggtgcgcgAGGGCAACCTCAACTACATCCTGAAGGCGAGCTACTT CATGAGCTTGTGTTTCGAAAAAAAGCACAAGCAGACCAAGGTCAAAACCCGCACCATCAAGATCATCATGGCCAACATTCTGCCCACCCACGTGGCAGAGGTGTTCAAGGTGCGTCGCCGCAGCGATCAACTGTACTATGAGAACTTCTCCCATGTGGCCGTGATGTTCGCCACCATCGAGAACTACGAGGCGGATCACTCGGGACTGCGGGCTCTCCACGAGATGATCTGCTACTTCGACGAACTCCTGCTTAACTACCAAGCCTGGTACAAAATCGAGAAGATCAAGGTGATGGGCTGGACATACCTAGCGGCCTGCGGCCTGGACGTCGATCACTACACGGACCTTGCGGTCAGCGTTCCCGTCTCAGCAAATCCCGAAGCCGATAAAGTCCAGAAATCGA CTTCCGTTCGATTTGCCCCGAtggatgacgatgatgatgacacAAAGAGCAGGGAGCGGCTCCCCTCACAGGCAACCATAAATGAGACTGACAATACAGTCCTGGTCATGACTGAGTTCGCTTTGAATTTACTTCGCATCATGCGTGATATCCAGTCCAAGGGGATTTTCTTCGAAAAGGATTCTAAACTAACTGGCAGCTTAAAGATTG GCATCGCCCATGGACCTGTGATGGCCGGTGTTGTGGGTCTCTCCAAGCCGCACTACGACATCTGGGGACACACGGTCAACATGGCCTCCCGGATGACTTCTACGGGAGTGCTGGATGGCATTCACGTGACCGACAGCACCTCCAATGTCCTGCAGGACTTTAACATTCGGTGCACTTTTCGAGGGATGTCCTTTGTGAAGGGAGTGGGCCAAGTGCCCACTTACCTTGTCGACCTGGACGAGAACTTACGCTTCCAACATATCAGCCGGAATAACGATTCGCACATGGGCAGCATAGTCTCCGTGCAGAGGTTGGATGAAAAAAGAGCTGACAAATAG
- the LOC120449517 gene encoding adenylyl cyclase X E isoform X1: MDPDHSENVVDHRSLGNMPGYEWKLLRYKCRDLRLEGVYHRHLQLVSAAVVTQLIIVIEILMLIHVILLFSVVKDIDFLTVLPYFAVMLLTPSILMPSRESNVEQYEVIAILVSCLMAVLLTAMDLILPICYFRSFNLIPNFDHVVIVLVYLMFPIAFVENGRAYLLGLAVSLVYFAYMTFMVNINTHDEVWELTAYGAYLFFLNMLSMSLSGFREYNMRSGILSRYQLVYQNLVLQMAMKQEKALMDSIIPATLSRSLQDTIASHIEEDPSNLIPFTKTRHLFMEPHPEVSILEADMVDFTNLTTTMDVSELVAILHELFVNFDLAANHNRATRIKFLGDSYTCVTGIPSYFATHANACVNQALDMIEISREASQRRNKRIELRVGVHSGEILAGIIGLTKFQFDIWSKDVDITNRLESSGLPGMVHISSRTLGLLDNHYVYEEGTETAKQDPLLQRSHLSTYLIKSRLPNFEDTNDLEDDHISQNDYNFSFIFTQDYEDIQVKAQRDMILEVEHMPLNRVQACKIRRPLHRMAKKDINEEYRFHLESYYLFTTFRSWKMEWSFSKMRDLLMKYSLGMMVLAGATIIAMNLLHTKAAMDYTMLFGLFLLILLALLLASYKKLWLRGRRLTPMTQPSTFLSRWLIKISNLIEMSVFVRVPLGIIVLSMLYIMSSASVLSCDIARLELQIIDSELHNLKPHMICFMPWPVTYAVIIVLSLMLVIIGIPLIIKLAVGLAIVGCHMITVYAYYGFAFERSETTNVGMTSSLAHSWYLIAFFIVVVVREGNLNYILKASYFMSLCFEKKHKQTKVKTRTIKIIMANILPTHVAEVFKVRRRSDQLYYENFSHVAVMFATIENYEADHSGLRALHEMICYFDELLLNYQAWYKIEKIKVMGWTYLAACGLDVDHYTDLAVSVPVSANPEADKVQKSTSVRFAPMDDDDDDTKSRERLPSQATINETDNTVLVMTEFALNLLRIMRDIQSKGIFFEKDSKLTGSLKIGIAHGPVMAGVVGLSKPHYDIWGHTVNMASRMTSTGVLDGIHVTDSTSNVLQDFNIRCTFRGMSFVKGVGQVPTYLVDLDENLRFQHISRNNDSHMGSIVSVQRLDEKRADK, translated from the exons ATGGATCCAGACCACAGCGAAAATGTAGTAGACCACCGCTCTCTGGGAAACATGCCGGGCTACGAGTGGAAACTCCTGCGG TACAAGTGCCGCGATTTGCGTTTGGAAGGCGTTTATCATCGCCACCTGCAATTGGTTTCAGCGGCGGTTGTAACCCAACTTATTATAGTCATTGAAATTTTGATGCTCATTCATGTGATTTTGCTGTTCAGCGTGGTTAAG GACATTGATTTTCTCACTGTGCTTCCTTATTTCGCGGTCATGTTACTCACTCCATCTATTCTGATGCCCAGCAGGGAGTCCAACGTCGAGCAGTACGAAGTCATTGCCATTTTGGTCAGCTGTTTAATGGCCGTGCTTCTGACTGCGATGG ACTTGATACTGCCCATCTGTTACTTTCGTTCATTTAATCTGATACCAAATTTCGATCACGTAGTGATTGTCCTGGTCTACCTGATGTTTCCAATAGCCTTTGTGGAAAATGGCAGAGCTTACCTTTTGGGCCTAGCCGTTTCACTGGTGTACTTTGCTTACATGACGTTCATGGTCAACATCAACACACATGATGAAGTGTGGGAGTTAACGGCGTATGGGGCGTATCTGTTCTTTCTAAACATGCTGTCCATGTCCCTATCCGGATTCCGGGAGTACAACATGAGAAGCGGAATACTCAGTCGTTACCAGCTGGTGTACCAGAACTTGGTGCTTCAG ATGGCAATGAAACAGGAAAAGGCCTTGATGGACTCAATTATACCAGCAACGCTGTCGAGATCTTTGCAAGATACCATCGCCAGTCACATTGAAGAAGATCCGTCGAATCTAATTCCATTTACAAAAACACG ACATCTCTTTATGGAGCCCCATCCGGAAGTGTCTATTTTAGAAGCGGATATGGTTGACTTTACGAATCTAACGACCACTATGGACGTTTCAGAACTTGTGGCCATTCTGCACGAGTTGTTCGTAAATTTCGATTTGGCCGCCAATCACAACAGGGCCACGCGCATCAAGTTCCTGGGCGACTCGTACACCTGCGTCACTGGGATTCCCAGCTACTTTGCTACCCACGCCAACGCCTGTGTGAACCAGGCTCTGGACATGATTGAGATAAGCCGCGAAGCCAGCCAGCGACGGAATAAGAGGATCGAACTTCGAGTCGGGGTGCACTCGGGAGAGATACTTGCTGGGATTATTGGGCTGACCAAGTTTCAGTTTGACATCTGGTCAAAGGACGTCGACATCACCAATCGGCTGGAGTCCTCCGGACTTCCTGGAATGGTGCACATTTCTAGTCGCACACTGGGCTTGTTGGACAACCACTATGTGTATGAGGAGGGTACCGAGACGGCCAAACAGGATCCTCTCCTGCAACGTTCTCATCTAAGTACCTACCTAATAAAAAGTCGACTTCCAAATTTCGAGGACACCAATGACTTGGAGGACGACCATATCTCGCAGAACGACTACAActtcagttttattttcaCCCAGGATTACGAAGATATCCAGGTGAAGGCGCAGCGCGATATGATTCTCGAGGTGGAGCACATGCCGCTCAACCGAGTTCAGGCGTGCAAGATCAGACGACCGCTGCACCGAATGGCTAAAAAGGACATCAACGAGGAGTATCGATTCCATCTGGAGTCGTACTACCTCTTCACCACTTTCCGCAGCTGGAAGATGGAGTGGTCCTTCAGCAAAATGCGGGACCTGTTAATGAAATACAGCCTTGGGATGATGGTCCTAGCTGGAGCCACTATTATAGCTATGAACCTACTCCATAC AAAAGCAGCCATGGACTATACCATGTTGTTTGGTCTGTTTCTGCTCATACTCTTGGCACTCCTGCTGGCTTCCTATAAAAAACTTTGGCTACGTGGCCGCCGACTCACGCCCATGACGCAACCCTCCACCTTCCTAAGTCGCTGGTTGATCAAGATCTCCAATCTAATCGAGATGTCGGTGTTCGTTAGGGTTCCATTGGGCATTATCGTGCTGTCCATGCTGTATATAATGTCTTCGGCATCAGTG CTCTCTTGTGATATAGCCAGGCTCGAGCTGCAAATTATAGATTCCGAGTTGCACAACCTCAAGCCCCATATGATTTGCTTCATGCCCTGG CCAGTGACGTATGCAGTAATCATTGTGCTTAGCCTTATGCTGGTCATCATTGGCATTCCGCTGATCATAAAGCTAGCAGTGGGTCTGGCCATCGTAGGCTGCCATATGATCACGGTTTATGCCTACTACGGATTCGCCTTTGAGCGGTCGGAAACCACCAATGTGGGCATGACATCGAGTCTGGCCCACAGCTGGTACCTGATTGCCTTCTTCatcgtggtggtggtgcgcgAGGGCAACCTCAACTACATCCTGAAGGCGAGCTACTT CATGAGCTTGTGTTTCGAAAAAAAGCACAAGCAGACCAAGGTCAAAACCCGCACCATCAAGATCATCATGGCCAACATTCTGCCCACCCACGTGGCAGAGGTGTTCAAGGTGCGTCGCCGCAGCGATCAACTGTACTATGAGAACTTCTCCCATGTGGCCGTGATGTTCGCCACCATCGAGAACTACGAGGCGGATCACTCGGGACTGCGGGCTCTCCACGAGATGATCTGCTACTTCGACGAACTCCTGCTTAACTACCAAGCCTGGTACAAAATCGAGAAGATCAAGGTGATGGGCTGGACATACCTAGCGGCCTGCGGCCTGGACGTCGATCACTACACGGACCTTGCGGTCAGCGTTCCCGTCTCAGCAAATCCCGAAGCCGATAAAGTCCAGAAATCGA CTTCCGTTCGATTTGCCCCGAtggatgacgatgatgatgacacAAAGAGCAGGGAGCGGCTCCCCTCACAGGCAACCATAAATGAGACTGACAATACAGTCCTGGTCATGACTGAGTTCGCTTTGAATTTACTTCGCATCATGCGTGATATCCAGTCCAAGGGGATTTTCTTCGAAAAGGATTCTAAACTAACTGGCAGCTTAAAGATTG GCATCGCCCATGGACCTGTGATGGCCGGTGTTGTGGGTCTCTCCAAGCCGCACTACGACATCTGGGGACACACGGTCAACATGGCCTCCCGGATGACTTCTACGGGAGTGCTGGATGGCATTCACGTGACCGACAGCACCTCCAATGTCCTGCAGGACTTTAACATTCGGTGCACTTTTCGAGGGATGTCCTTTGTGAAGGGAGTGGGCCAAGTGCCCACTTACCTTGTCGACCTGGACGAGAACTTACGCTTCCAACATATCAGCCGGAATAACGATTCGCACATGGGCAGCATAGTCTCCGTGCAGAGGTTGGATGAAAAAAGAGCTGACAAATAG
- the LOC120449517 gene encoding adenylyl cyclase X E isoform X3, translating to MDPDHSENVVDHRSLGNMPGYEWKLLRYKCRDLRLEGVYHRHLQLVSAAVVTQLIIVIEILMLIHVILLFSVVKDIDFLTVLPYFAVMLLTPSILMPSRESNVEQYEVIAILVSCLMAVLLTAMDLILPICYFRSFNLIPNFDHVVIVLVYLMFPIAFVENGRAYLLGLAVSLVYFAYMTFMVNINTHDEVWELTAYGAYLFFLNMLSMSLSGFREYNMRSGILSRYQLVYQNLVLQMAMKQEKALMDSIIPATLSRSLQDTIASHIEEDPSNLIPFTKTRHLFMEPHPEVSILEADMVDFTNLTTTMDVSELVAILHELFVNFDLAANHNRATRIKFLGDSYTCVTGIPSYFATHANACVNQALDMIEISREASQRRNKRIELRVGVHSGEILAGIIGLTKFQFDIWSKDVDITNRLESSGLPGMVHISSRTLGLLDNHYVYEEGTETAKQDPLLQRSHLSTYLIKSRLPNFEDTNDLEDDHISQNDYNFSFIFTQDYEDIQVKAQRDMILEVEHMPLNRVQACKIRRPLHRMAKKDINEEYRFHLESYYLFTTFRSWKMEWSFSKMRDLLMKYSLGMMVLAGATIIAMNLLHTKAAMDYTMLFGLFLLILLALLLASYKKLWLRGRRLTPMTQPSTFLSRWLIKISNLIEMSVFVRVPLGIIVLSMLYIMSSASVLSCDIARLELQIIDSELHNLKPHMICFMPWPVTYAVIIVLSLMLVIIGIPLIIKLAVGLAIVGCHMITVYAYYGFAFERSETTNVGMTSSLAHSWYLIAFFIVVVVREGNLNYILKASYLYV from the exons ATGGATCCAGACCACAGCGAAAATGTAGTAGACCACCGCTCTCTGGGAAACATGCCGGGCTACGAGTGGAAACTCCTGCGG TACAAGTGCCGCGATTTGCGTTTGGAAGGCGTTTATCATCGCCACCTGCAATTGGTTTCAGCGGCGGTTGTAACCCAACTTATTATAGTCATTGAAATTTTGATGCTCATTCATGTGATTTTGCTGTTCAGCGTGGTTAAG GACATTGATTTTCTCACTGTGCTTCCTTATTTCGCGGTCATGTTACTCACTCCATCTATTCTGATGCCCAGCAGGGAGTCCAACGTCGAGCAGTACGAAGTCATTGCCATTTTGGTCAGCTGTTTAATGGCCGTGCTTCTGACTGCGATGG ACTTGATACTGCCCATCTGTTACTTTCGTTCATTTAATCTGATACCAAATTTCGATCACGTAGTGATTGTCCTGGTCTACCTGATGTTTCCAATAGCCTTTGTGGAAAATGGCAGAGCTTACCTTTTGGGCCTAGCCGTTTCACTGGTGTACTTTGCTTACATGACGTTCATGGTCAACATCAACACACATGATGAAGTGTGGGAGTTAACGGCGTATGGGGCGTATCTGTTCTTTCTAAACATGCTGTCCATGTCCCTATCCGGATTCCGGGAGTACAACATGAGAAGCGGAATACTCAGTCGTTACCAGCTGGTGTACCAGAACTTGGTGCTTCAG ATGGCAATGAAACAGGAAAAGGCCTTGATGGACTCAATTATACCAGCAACGCTGTCGAGATCTTTGCAAGATACCATCGCCAGTCACATTGAAGAAGATCCGTCGAATCTAATTCCATTTACAAAAACACG ACATCTCTTTATGGAGCCCCATCCGGAAGTGTCTATTTTAGAAGCGGATATGGTTGACTTTACGAATCTAACGACCACTATGGACGTTTCAGAACTTGTGGCCATTCTGCACGAGTTGTTCGTAAATTTCGATTTGGCCGCCAATCACAACAGGGCCACGCGCATCAAGTTCCTGGGCGACTCGTACACCTGCGTCACTGGGATTCCCAGCTACTTTGCTACCCACGCCAACGCCTGTGTGAACCAGGCTCTGGACATGATTGAGATAAGCCGCGAAGCCAGCCAGCGACGGAATAAGAGGATCGAACTTCGAGTCGGGGTGCACTCGGGAGAGATACTTGCTGGGATTATTGGGCTGACCAAGTTTCAGTTTGACATCTGGTCAAAGGACGTCGACATCACCAATCGGCTGGAGTCCTCCGGACTTCCTGGAATGGTGCACATTTCTAGTCGCACACTGGGCTTGTTGGACAACCACTATGTGTATGAGGAGGGTACCGAGACGGCCAAACAGGATCCTCTCCTGCAACGTTCTCATCTAAGTACCTACCTAATAAAAAGTCGACTTCCAAATTTCGAGGACACCAATGACTTGGAGGACGACCATATCTCGCAGAACGACTACAActtcagttttattttcaCCCAGGATTACGAAGATATCCAGGTGAAGGCGCAGCGCGATATGATTCTCGAGGTGGAGCACATGCCGCTCAACCGAGTTCAGGCGTGCAAGATCAGACGACCGCTGCACCGAATGGCTAAAAAGGACATCAACGAGGAGTATCGATTCCATCTGGAGTCGTACTACCTCTTCACCACTTTCCGCAGCTGGAAGATGGAGTGGTCCTTCAGCAAAATGCGGGACCTGTTAATGAAATACAGCCTTGGGATGATGGTCCTAGCTGGAGCCACTATTATAGCTATGAACCTACTCCATAC AAAAGCAGCCATGGACTATACCATGTTGTTTGGTCTGTTTCTGCTCATACTCTTGGCACTCCTGCTGGCTTCCTATAAAAAACTTTGGCTACGTGGCCGCCGACTCACGCCCATGACGCAACCCTCCACCTTCCTAAGTCGCTGGTTGATCAAGATCTCCAATCTAATCGAGATGTCGGTGTTCGTTAGGGTTCCATTGGGCATTATCGTGCTGTCCATGCTGTATATAATGTCTTCGGCATCAGTG CTCTCTTGTGATATAGCCAGGCTCGAGCTGCAAATTATAGATTCCGAGTTGCACAACCTCAAGCCCCATATGATTTGCTTCATGCCCTGG CCAGTGACGTATGCAGTAATCATTGTGCTTAGCCTTATGCTGGTCATCATTGGCATTCCGCTGATCATAAAGCTAGCAGTGGGTCTGGCCATCGTAGGCTGCCATATGATCACGGTTTATGCCTACTACGGATTCGCCTTTGAGCGGTCGGAAACCACCAATGTGGGCATGACATCGAGTCTGGCCCACAGCTGGTACCTGATTGCCTTCTTCatcgtggtggtggtgcgcgAGGGCAACCTCAACTACATCCTGAAGGCGAGCTACTTGTACGTTTAG
- the LOC120449517 gene encoding adenylyl cyclase X E isoform X4, with amino-acid sequence MILEVEHMPLNRVQACKIRRPLHRMAKKDINEEYRFHLESYYLFTTFRSWKMEWSFSKMRDLLMKYSLGMMVLAGATIIAMNLLHTKAAMDYTMLFGLFLLILLALLLASYKKLWLRGRRLTPMTQPSTFLSRWLIKISNLIEMSVFVRVPLGIIVLSMLYIMSSASVLSCDIARLELQIIDSELHNLKPHMICFMPWPVTYAVIIVLSLMLVIIGIPLIIKLAVGLAIVGCHMITVYAYYGFAFERSETTNVGMTSSLAHSWYLIAFFIVVVVREGNLNYILKASYFMSLCFEKKHKQTKVKTRTIKIIMANILPTHVAEVFKVRRRSDQLYYENFSHVAVMFATIENYEADHSGLRALHEMICYFDELLLNYQAWYKIEKIKVMGWTYLAACGLDVDHYTDLAVSVPVSANPEADKVQKSTSVRFAPMDDDDDDTKSRERLPSQATINETDNTVLVMTEFALNLLRIMRDIQSKGIFFEKDSKLTGSLKIGIAHGPVMAGVVGLSKPHYDIWGHTVNMASRMTSTGVLDGIHVTDSTSNVLQDFNIRCTFRGMSFVKGVGQVPTYLVDLDENLRFQHISRNNDSHMGSIVSVQRLDEKRADK; translated from the exons ATGATTCTCGAGGTGGAGCACATGCCGCTCAACCGAGTTCAGGCGTGCAAGATCAGACGACCGCTGCACCGAATGGCTAAAAAGGACATCAACGAGGAGTATCGATTCCATCTGGAGTCGTACTACCTCTTCACCACTTTCCGCAGCTGGAAGATGGAGTGGTCCTTCAGCAAAATGCGGGACCTGTTAATGAAATACAGCCTTGGGATGATGGTCCTAGCTGGAGCCACTATTATAGCTATGAACCTACTCCATAC AAAAGCAGCCATGGACTATACCATGTTGTTTGGTCTGTTTCTGCTCATACTCTTGGCACTCCTGCTGGCTTCCTATAAAAAACTTTGGCTACGTGGCCGCCGACTCACGCCCATGACGCAACCCTCCACCTTCCTAAGTCGCTGGTTGATCAAGATCTCCAATCTAATCGAGATGTCGGTGTTCGTTAGGGTTCCATTGGGCATTATCGTGCTGTCCATGCTGTATATAATGTCTTCGGCATCAGTG CTCTCTTGTGATATAGCCAGGCTCGAGCTGCAAATTATAGATTCCGAGTTGCACAACCTCAAGCCCCATATGATTTGCTTCATGCCCTGG CCAGTGACGTATGCAGTAATCATTGTGCTTAGCCTTATGCTGGTCATCATTGGCATTCCGCTGATCATAAAGCTAGCAGTGGGTCTGGCCATCGTAGGCTGCCATATGATCACGGTTTATGCCTACTACGGATTCGCCTTTGAGCGGTCGGAAACCACCAATGTGGGCATGACATCGAGTCTGGCCCACAGCTGGTACCTGATTGCCTTCTTCatcgtggtggtggtgcgcgAGGGCAACCTCAACTACATCCTGAAGGCGAGCTACTT CATGAGCTTGTGTTTCGAAAAAAAGCACAAGCAGACCAAGGTCAAAACCCGCACCATCAAGATCATCATGGCCAACATTCTGCCCACCCACGTGGCAGAGGTGTTCAAGGTGCGTCGCCGCAGCGATCAACTGTACTATGAGAACTTCTCCCATGTGGCCGTGATGTTCGCCACCATCGAGAACTACGAGGCGGATCACTCGGGACTGCGGGCTCTCCACGAGATGATCTGCTACTTCGACGAACTCCTGCTTAACTACCAAGCCTGGTACAAAATCGAGAAGATCAAGGTGATGGGCTGGACATACCTAGCGGCCTGCGGCCTGGACGTCGATCACTACACGGACCTTGCGGTCAGCGTTCCCGTCTCAGCAAATCCCGAAGCCGATAAAGTCCAGAAATCGA CTTCCGTTCGATTTGCCCCGAtggatgacgatgatgatgacacAAAGAGCAGGGAGCGGCTCCCCTCACAGGCAACCATAAATGAGACTGACAATACAGTCCTGGTCATGACTGAGTTCGCTTTGAATTTACTTCGCATCATGCGTGATATCCAGTCCAAGGGGATTTTCTTCGAAAAGGATTCTAAACTAACTGGCAGCTTAAAGATTG GCATCGCCCATGGACCTGTGATGGCCGGTGTTGTGGGTCTCTCCAAGCCGCACTACGACATCTGGGGACACACGGTCAACATGGCCTCCCGGATGACTTCTACGGGAGTGCTGGATGGCATTCACGTGACCGACAGCACCTCCAATGTCCTGCAGGACTTTAACATTCGGTGCACTTTTCGAGGGATGTCCTTTGTGAAGGGAGTGGGCCAAGTGCCCACTTACCTTGTCGACCTGGACGAGAACTTACGCTTCCAACATATCAGCCGGAATAACGATTCGCACATGGGCAGCATAGTCTCCGTGCAGAGGTTGGATGAAAAAAGAGCTGACAAATAG